TGCCGGAGGATGCCCGGGTAGTCGAAGAACCGACCGAGCAGCGCGAAGAAGAGGTTGAACAGGATCGGCACCGCGATCAGTGCGATTCCGGTCAGCGTGCCCATGGATCCGTCCGTCCCAGATTCTCGTCATCGAGCAATCAGCAGATCAGCTACCGACCATCGATGATGCGGCGATGCCAGCAGCAGCAGCGTGCTCACGCCGAGCGCCATGCCCATGGCCGGGGTTACCCAGGACCGGTCCGTATAGGAGGCGTCCGCCGATTGCGCGATTTCCGTCACAAGAAAGAGCACGCCGGCGACGATTGCGGTCGGCCTGGTTGAGTGCATGTCGCTCCCTGCTTGCTGCGCGAGTCGAGCGGCTAGTCCGTCTGCGCGGGCTTTACCGCCCTCGCGAGGACCTCTGGCCCTGTAACCAGTGCCCGCCGCCAAGGCGCCACGCCGTCAATCTCCACCTGCAGCGAGAAACTGAGCACAGTCCGGATCAGCACGATAAGGGCAAGCACCGCCGCGTCGGCAAGCGAGGGCGCCGATGTCACCGTCTTCACGAGGTCAGCGGCAACCAAGATCTCTAGGCCGAGCAGGATGACTCCGCCGAAGGTCCGTCTCAGCATCAGAAACGCCGCTGCCCCGTCGCGAGAGCGAATCCAGGCACGCAACGATATGCCGACGGCGACTATGAAACCGACCACCATGGCGCTGACGCCGACGACTTCCAAGCCGAGGGTTATCGACTCGAAAAACGATTGACTGGACATGGCCTCATGGTCGCACGACCAGCGCTTCAGCGTCCTTCGCAATCACAAATTGGACGAGAGCCTCACGGCAGCGGCAGGCACATCGGCTGGAGCGACCGGTCGGGATATGAGGTAGCCCTGAACGGTGTCGCAGGCCATGTCGCGCAGCGCTGCGAGTTGCGTACCCCGTTCGACGCCTTCGGCGGTCGTCCTGATTCCCAGAGATTGCAGCGTATTGATGAGGCCGGCGACGATCCCGGCCGACAGCGGGTCGGTATCGATTCCGTCGATGAAGGACTTGTCGATCTTCACCCTCGTCAAGGGAAGGGAGCGGAGCATCGCGAGAGAGGAGTGGGCGGTCCCGAAATCATCCATGGCGACGCTGACGCCGGCATTCACGAGCTCCTGCAGTTGTGCCGCCGCGCTGGGAACGTCCAGGATTGCTATCCCTTCCGTGACTTCGACTTCCAGCAGCGCTGGCGAGATCCTGTGGAGATCTAGTGCGCGGATGATGTCGGTGGCCAGTGTGCCATTCGCCAGTTGCACCGGTGATACGTTCACGGAAATTCTGAGCGGCGTGCCCGCGTCGGCCCACGCCCGTGCCTGCGCGCAGGCCTGGTCGATCACCCAGGCGCCGATCCTGTGCATCTCGCCGGTGTGTTCGGCCACCGGGATGAACTCTGCCGGGGAGACCTGTCCGAGCTGAGGATCGGTCCACCGCAGCAACGCCTCGACGCCGTAGTCTTCGCCCGTGGGCAGGTCACGGAGCGGCTGATAGTGCAGGGTCAGCGCCCCGTCCTCCAATGCGTGGGGGAGTTTTCGGCGGATGAGGGCATCACGTGCGAACTCGACAGGTTTGACGTCGTTCTTCACGTCGTGACCGATTCGCCCCACTCGACGTTTGCCGGCCTGTTTCGCCTGGAGCATCGCGCCGTCCGCATGCCGAAGGAGCGAGTCGAGTGCGGTCAGTGACTCGTCACCGGTCACATCATCGGCCATAGCCAGGCCGAGCGTCGCGGTGACAGCGAGGTCCTGGCCGTCCACGACGAAGCGCTCGTCCATGGACTTCAGCACCCGATCGGCGACAGCCCCAGCTTCGTCTTCATCCACACCGACCAGCAGCACTGCGAACTCGTCGCCGCCGAGACGCACAATGATGTCGCCTGGGCGCACGCATCCCGACAAACGAGCAGCGAACTCCGCGAGGACCGCATCCCCGGCGCCGTGTCCGTAAGTGTCATTGACGCCTTTGAAATCATCCAGATCGATGAAGAGGATTCCGATCCGTGAATGGTCGGCGTGCTCACTCAGGCGCGGCGCCCGCAATTCAAGCATGCGCCGGTTAGGCAGGCCCGTCAGCGGATCATGCAGGGAAGCATGCCTGAATTCAGCAGACAGGCTCGCGAAGACTTCCGAGACCTGCACGATGCGCGGTCCCTCTGCCGCGTGCACGAGGAAATCCTGATAGCGGGTCTCTTCGGGCCGCTCGAGGATAGCGGCGGAGGCTTCCTGTACGGACAGCCCAGCGGAGAGGGCGAAGCCGACCCCGGACAGCATGTCGGATGCAACCGCCCGGGCGTTCAGGGCACGGCCGTACCCGAGGCGGCCAGACATTCTGAACTCCACCTCACTCCTGGTCAACAAGCCGGAGCGCGCCGGGCCCTCGATCAGCACGCCGCGCAGAGCCCTATCGGTGCGGAAGAGTTCATCGACCTCCAGCGCCTGCGTGGAGCCGGACACGATCATCGCCGGAACCCCCAGGTCTCCGAGAGTCAACGTGTACTCCTGCCGGTACGGCACTGAAGCGCCTTCATCGTCAATCACGCACTGTTCATACCAGCCCAAAGTGGCGGGTTGAGGTTAACTCCGTATCCGGAGGGAGAACGTGGTGTCCCTGCAGCGATTATGTGTTGGTGGGCCCTACCGGGATCGAACCGATGACATCCACGGTGTAAACGTGGCGAAGGCAGAAAGCAAGCATGAGCAATCTTGCTGTTTCTCAAGCGATTCAAGGGCGCCAGCAGCCTTGCCATTCCAGTAATTTGCGGCAATTTGCGAAGGTTTGTGAACCTCTACCGGCACCACACCGGCACGCCACGTGGCAGCGGCAGCTCCGGCGGCGAACCCCACGCCGACACCGAAGCCCACCAGCAGCAGTCTTCCGCTTCAGTTCGATCAGGCGAACGAACGGTACGAGACCTGCATGCTGGAGTACGGGTGGGCCTCCTAGGAGCACGAGGATGGCGAGTTGATGTTCGGGTATCCCGTGGGGCAGGACGAAGCCTTCGCGGAATCCGACGCAGCCTGCATGAAGGGGGCCGGCATAGAAGAGGTGCTTGCCGCGGCGCCGCCCCGGGAAGAAGTGCTTCTCAAAGGCCACCAAGCCGTCATCAATATGCGAGCCTGCCTAGTGGAGAACGGTTGGGACATCCCCGCAGCACCCTCCCTGCAAACGTATGTCGAGAGCGACGGAGCGTTCACCCCGTATGAGCACGTCCCGCTGGCCGACTTTTCGGCCGCAGAGAAGGTATGCCCGCAGAACGGGTTTTAGATGATCAGGACGTCAGCGAGCGAGATGAGGAACGCCCACATGATGAAGCGATCAACTGCAATGCTGTTCGCTGCCATTAGCGTCCTCGCCGCCGTGGCCCTGCTGGTTTTGCTCCTGGTTTCGTACCCGTCACAACCTGTTGCGTGCCCGTACAACTTCCCGCCAGTCCCGCTGGAATGCGTGCGGCCCCAGATTCGCACAGAGGCCTTGGTTGTGGGGCTCGTGGCAGTGGCCGTCCATTTGGTCGCTACCGTCGTCGCGGCGCTTGCATCGCGCAGCTCGGTCTGGCGTGAGCGCCATGGGGTAGTTGCTGGTCTGTGGGTAGCGGCAGCCGCTACCGCAATAGTGGCAATAGCGGCTGTGATCTCCCTAGCCGTGACTCGATGGCCATAGCCGCCTAGGCCACGGGATGTACGGGATGTTCCGTCCCTGGGCTATCGCACTTCCAAGTCCCCCCCAGCCAACCGCCGGGCCCCGGATGCGCGCAGATATGAAATTGGGCGCCTGCCAGTCTGAGTGGTTCTCGGGGGGACCCGTGAAATTGATGGGGCGCCCGGACCTAGCGCGGCGGCGAACCTGCCTCCATCGTTCATTAGACGGCGGTCCCGCTCTGTGTCTAGAGCTCGACCTTGGTCCCCGGACCGAGGTCGACGGTCACCGGCGTATCCCGGGTCACGGGCGCCGGGAGGTGGTGGACCGTGGGAGCCAGGTCGGCGGTGCAGAACGGCCAGCCGCCGGTCTTCTCAAGGCGAATCTCGTAGATGGAATCCTCGATCTCGCGGACCTCTTTCGGCTCCCACGGGCAGGAGGAACTTATTCCCACTTTCGGGGGAGGTCCCGCCGGTTCGGGGTACAGTTTCACGGTGACTCGGTGCCCGCAATGCAGAGCTGCGGCCAGGAAAGTCCGTAACCCCTACTTCGGCACCGGTCTCTCGGTGCACGAGTTCATCATCGACTGCCCGCACTGCAAGCAGGTCACGTTTGTGCCTGGCATGGCCGCGACTGAAGAACTACCAGCGCAACCCCTTGAGCGTCGCCGCTGGTGGACATCCATCTTCCGGAAATAACACCGCGGAGCTCAGGCACCATGCGCGGAAGCGCGCGGCGACTTAGGCGCGAGTACGGGGCATGTTGGCACCGTGACGCCTAAGAAGAAGTGAAGGCGTCACGGTGCCGCGATCGGCTGCGTCGTTCGGGTCGACGGCGTCGGTCGTGCCGCGATGCTACGCCCGATCCGGAATGCGGCGATACCCCTACCTGAAGTTGAGCAGTGAGAGCCCGCATCTAGGGCAGTACCAGTACTTGTGATCGGGCAGTCCGCTGAGCATCAGGGGCCGTCCGCAGGTCGGGCAGAGTCGCGGTTCGGGTTCCATGCGGCCAGTGTGCGGGCCGGTGAGGGCGACACGCCAGAGACCGACCGGTTCTCGAAGCCGAGGCCGGGCGTTACATTCTCGGCTCGGTCACAGGATTGGGCCACACACTTTCTTGGCTTAGCGAGGTTCAAGGAGGAGCAGGCGTTGACAACAACCGTCGAACCAACCCATCGGCTTGCCGTACTGCCATTGTCGGATCACGAGTGGAGGTTGAGTGATCCCACCATGGATGAACAGGACGGAAGAGCCGTGGTTGGATTCATCGAGAAGCATGGCGGAACTTATGAAGCGATGCTTCTTGAAGCCAAGCCGCGTCTCGCTGCTTGTGACACGCTGGAAGCAGCAGCCGCCTTCGTAACCCAGATGTTCAGCAATCGCGCGAGCGCACCCGTTTGCCTCGGCTGAGTTCGCTCAGTTCCCCGGCTCAA
The Diaminobutyricimonas sp. LJ205 genome window above contains:
- a CDS encoding DUF1622 domain-containing protein; translated protein: MSSQSFFESITLGLEVVGVSAMVVGFIVAVGISLRAWIRSRDGAAAFLMLRRTFGGVILLGLEILVAADLVKTVTSAPSLADAAVLALIVLIRTVLSFSLQVEIDGVAPWRRALVTGPEVLARAVKPAQTD
- a CDS encoding bifunctional diguanylate cyclase/phosphodiesterase, with translation MIDDEGASVPYRQEYTLTLGDLGVPAMIVSGSTQALEVDELFRTDRALRGVLIEGPARSGLLTRSEVEFRMSGRLGYGRALNARAVASDMLSGVGFALSAGLSVQEASAAILERPEETRYQDFLVHAAEGPRIVQVSEVFASLSAEFRHASLHDPLTGLPNRRMLELRAPRLSEHADHSRIGILFIDLDDFKGVNDTYGHGAGDAVLAEFAARLSGCVRPGDIIVRLGGDEFAVLLVGVDEDEAGAVADRVLKSMDERFVVDGQDLAVTATLGLAMADDVTGDESLTALDSLLRHADGAMLQAKQAGKRRVGRIGHDVKNDVKPVEFARDALIRRKLPHALEDGALTLHYQPLRDLPTGEDYGVEALLRWTDPQLGQVSPAEFIPVAEHTGEMHRIGAWVIDQACAQARAWADAGTPLRISVNVSPVQLANGTLATDIIRALDLHRISPALLEVEVTEGIAILDVPSAAAQLQELVNAGVSVAMDDFGTAHSSLAMLRSLPLTRVKIDKSFIDGIDTDPLSAGIVAGLINTLQSLGIRTTAEGVERGTQLAALRDMACDTVQGYLISRPVAPADVPAAAVRLSSNL